From a region of the Coprococcus comes ATCC 27758 genome:
- a CDS encoding ABC transporter substrate-binding protein: MKKRMIALMLAGIMVLSVTACGGGGASSKNQNNQDDGESKQVGVEVTEDMQSAPPEDAPVGGQVVVAISPGTLSPDMYGGWSNNATNSGFIGLMSGYALADYNRDYVLDWDPVVVKDHEVIENDDGSKTYRFEINDNLKWSDGSPITAKDYVFSLLLHSSPEFAACEGDATYGWALVGYNDHVQGTTKEFAGVNLLGDYEFSMTINADQLPNYYEMANVAYGPEPLAAIAPGCDVKDDGNGAYLTDGFTEDLIRETLLDPDKGFRYKAPVVCGPYKLKSVDLTTETVELEINEEYLGTYDGTKPHIQTIISKPVADETIRDEFEKGTIDFYSAGTGEKIEAALTKVEEGKLDANYGLVPGTRINEMRYMCDFGPTQFEEVRRAIAYIVDRDEINKQLTGGYGTVVDCYATDATTDFAAIKDDIESELIHYSYDLDKAKQELIDGGWTLNEKGEEYKEGTDKYRYKEVDGELMKLKVEVACCEDDYSKLYNTVIPPEAEKIGMEYKYTSMDFALMINHLNRQGIDEPEYNIFYSSIGIPEILFYWNCFDDDPSLMGSWNVNYISDPELKAIGKEMQKVDPEDIDGFRKLYGEFQLAYNKKLPSLPMGSGVSYMFFNPKLKNFVPRAHVGWGAMVLDAYFEE; this comes from the coding sequence ATGAAAAAGAGAATGATAGCCCTCATGCTGGCTGGTATCATGGTACTCTCGGTCACAGCCTGTGGCGGTGGAGGAGCTTCCAGCAAGAACCAGAATAATCAGGATGATGGTGAAAGCAAACAGGTTGGAGTTGAGGTAACCGAGGACATGCAGAGTGCACCGCCGGAAGATGCACCTGTAGGAGGACAGGTTGTAGTTGCGATCTCACCAGGTACCTTATCACCGGATATGTACGGCGGATGGTCAAACAATGCAACAAACTCCGGATTCATTGGATTGATGAGTGGTTACGCCCTCGCTGATTACAATCGTGATTATGTTCTTGATTGGGACCCGGTTGTTGTTAAAGATCACGAAGTAATCGAAAACGATGACGGAAGCAAGACATACCGTTTTGAAATCAATGATAACCTGAAATGGAGTGACGGTTCTCCGATTACAGCAAAAGATTATGTATTCAGTCTTCTGCTTCATTCTTCTCCGGAATTTGCAGCCTGTGAAGGTGATGCAACATACGGATGGGCTTTAGTTGGATACAACGATCATGTACAGGGAACAACAAAAGAATTCGCAGGTGTTAACCTTCTTGGGGATTACGAATTTTCTATGACAATCAATGCAGATCAGCTTCCGAACTATTATGAGATGGCAAATGTTGCCTATGGACCGGAACCGCTTGCAGCAATCGCTCCTGGATGCGACGTGAAAGATGATGGAAACGGAGCATACCTTACAGACGGATTTACAGAAGATCTCATCAGAGAAACCTTGCTTGATCCGGATAAAGGATTCCGTTACAAAGCACCGGTTGTATGCGGACCTTACAAATTAAAGAGTGTTGACCTTACAACTGAAACTGTTGAACTTGAAATCAACGAAGAATACCTTGGAACATATGATGGAACAAAACCACATATCCAGACAATTATTTCCAAACCGGTTGCAGATGAAACAATCCGTGACGAATTTGAAAAAGGAACAATTGATTTCTACTCAGCAGGTACAGGAGAAAAGATCGAAGCTGCTTTAACAAAAGTAGAAGAAGGAAAATTAGATGCAAACTATGGTCTTGTACCGGGAACACGTATCAACGAGATGCGTTATATGTGTGACTTTGGACCGACACAGTTTGAAGAAGTAAGACGTGCAATCGCTTATATCGTAGACCGTGATGAAATCAACAAACAGTTAACAGGCGGATACGGTACAGTGGTAGACTGTTATGCAACAGATGCTACAACAGATTTTGCAGCAATCAAAGATGATATTGAATCTGAACTGATTCACTACTCATATGACCTTGATAAAGCAAAACAGGAACTCATCGATGGTGGTTGGACACTGAACGAAAAAGGTGAAGAGTACAAAGAAGGTACAGACAAATACCGTTATAAAGAAGTAGATGGTGAATTGATGAAATTAAAAGTTGAAGTAGCATGCTGTGAAGATGACTACTCAAAACTTTACAACACAGTAATCCCACCGGAAGCAGAAAAGATCGGTATGGAATACAAATACACATCTATGGACTTTGCACTTATGATCAACCATTTGAATCGCCAGGGTATCGATGAACCAGAATATAACATTTTCTACAGTAGTATCGGAATTCCGGAAATTCTCTTCTACTGGAACTGCTTCGATGACGATCCGAGTTTAATGGGAAGCTGGAATGTTAACTACATTTCCGATCCGGAATTAAAAGCAATCGGTAAAGAGATGCAGAAAGTTGATCCTGAAGACATTGACGGATTTAGAAAATTATATGGAGAATTCCAGCTGGCATACAACAAAAAACTTCCAAGTCTTCCAATGGGATCAGGAGTTTCTTATATGTTCTTCAATCCGAAGCTTAAGAATTTCGTTCCTAGAGCTCATGTGGGATGGGGAGCAATGGTATTAGATGCATACTTTGAAGAATAA
- a CDS encoding ABC transporter permease — translation MAKYILKRLGYIIIVFFLLSILLFGIFKMVPGDPARLMVEGQKQSVSPEQYEMLYQQARVRLGLDKPIPVQYLSWMGNILQGDFGYSTVYRIPVKELIGPPMKNTIALNVVYYIFLFAIGIPLGIKCAVKKDTVFDTSLQVATMIGISIPSFISALIFIYLFAIKIPIFPISGMVTTGANFTGFRAFLDYLYHMALPIIVCLTGIGGLIRYVRGALLDALSMDYVRTARAKGLKEKTVIYKHAFRNAMIPITGWIVGSIVGIFGGAVIIETLFSWKGVGKLLIDSLNQHDYTVALSMQMFYILLGLAANLITDLCYCIVDPRIKLD, via the coding sequence ATGGCAAAATACATATTGAAAAGACTTGGTTATATTATTATAGTATTCTTCCTGCTTTCCATCTTACTGTTTGGTATTTTCAAAATGGTACCTGGTGACCCTGCCAGACTTATGGTCGAGGGACAAAAGCAGAGTGTTTCACCGGAACAGTATGAGATGCTTTATCAACAGGCAAGAGTACGTCTCGGACTTGATAAACCGATTCCGGTTCAGTATTTAAGCTGGATGGGAAATATCTTACAGGGAGATTTCGGTTACTCTACCGTATATCGTATTCCGGTTAAAGAACTGATCGGACCTCCGATGAAAAATACAATCGCCCTGAACGTTGTATATTATATTTTCCTTTTCGCAATCGGAATTCCGCTGGGAATCAAATGTGCGGTAAAAAAAGACACGGTGTTTGATACATCACTCCAGGTAGCAACTATGATCGGTATCAGTATTCCTTCATTTATTTCGGCGCTGATCTTTATCTACCTGTTTGCAATTAAAATTCCGATCTTTCCAATCAGTGGAATGGTCACAACGGGTGCAAATTTTACAGGCTTCCGTGCATTCTTAGATTATTTATATCATATGGCACTTCCTATTATTGTATGTCTGACAGGTATCGGTGGTCTGATCCGTTATGTCAGAGGAGCTCTTCTTGATGCATTATCTATGGATTATGTAAGAACAGCCCGTGCCAAAGGTCTGAAAGAAAAAACTGTTATTTACAAACATGCGTTCCGTAACGCGATGATCCCGATCACAGGCTGGATCGTAGGCTCTATCGTAGGTATCTTTGGTGGAGCGGTTATCATTGAGACTCTGTTCTCATGGAAAGGTGTCGGAAAACTTCTGATCGATTCCTTGAACCAGCATGACTATACAGTCGCACTGTCCATGCAGATGTTTTACATTTTGTTAGGACTTGCTGCAAACCTGATCACAGACTTATGTTACTGTATCGTTGATCCAAGAATTAAACTCGATTAG